Below is a window of Pseudomonas sp. B21-040 DNA.
TGGATCACTGGCTATCGTCAGTCAATCGGTATAAGGCTGGTCCCCGGAGGTATTGCCAAAGTCTGGGTTGGCGGTCCATGCATGACGCCGATCGAGGTGACCACGGTAAAAGCCGTGATTGATCCGCGTGGCCCATACGAAGGTAAGTCTGGAGGTCACTACCGCCCCCTTTCCGCCGTTTCCAAGGCCTATGTCGAAAAACTTGGCGTGCCTTATGATTCTTGGAAGTGAAAGAGCCAAAGCAGCCTGATGAATAGTATCTTGCGAATAACGGTTTGCGCATATTTGCTCAGTGGTTGCACTTTCGCCAACAGCGAGGCAATGCCTTACAAATCCTGGCGCTTGGGCTTTTCGGCGCCGAATTACATGGAAGTGTGGATCGAGTCGGCCGATGTAGTCGATATCAAAGAGCAGGTTTATCCGCGAGCGATGAGTGGCACTGCTGCCATACAGACACCTCCTAACAACACTGGCGACCCTAGAGGGTGGCCCGAAAAGCCAGGAATCGGCAAAGGTAAGAATGTAACTGGGGCGGACTTACCAAAAAAGATTTATGTACGCTGGCAGTCTCTTGTCGAACCGCAAACTTACCAAATGGTGATCAACGTACCCGAGTCGACAAGGGCGATCATGCGCAAGGAAGAAAAGGCTTTTTGCGCATTTGATGGTAAGTGGATTACAGACTACCGCAACGCGTTGGTTATCAATTTGGCGCCCGGCGGGATGGCCAAAATATGGGTGATGGGGTCGTGTCTGCCAGCGATAGAAGTGACCAAGGTAAAAGCCGTAGTTGATCCACGCGGCCCATATGAAGGTAAGTCTGGCGGTAAGTACGACAAGCTATCCGACCAATCCAAAGCCTACGTCGAAATGTTTGGTGTGCCCTATGATTCTTGGAAGTGACAGAGCGGTGACGCTCTAATGATTAGTTATTTACGACCTACCTTCTGCGCGTTATTGCTCAGTGGCTGTACATTTGCTAACAGCCAGTCAATGCCTTACAAATCCTGGTACTTGGGATTCTCGGCTCCTGACTACATGGAGGTCTGGATCGAAACAGCCGATGTCGTCGACATTCAGGACCGTGTGTTTCAGCGTGCTGGGAGTGGCATCGCGTCAATGCAATCGCCTCCCAACACAATTCCGGCGATCCGCGAGGTTGGCCGAAAAGAGCTGCCCTTGGCAGCGGTAAGCATGTAACAGGGGCCGACTTGCCCAAACAGATTTATGTCCGCTGGCAGTCGCAGGTTGAACCGCAAACCTACCTGATGGTGATTAAAATCCCTGAGGCTACTCGGGAGATCATGCTTAAGGGTGAA
It encodes the following:
- a CDS encoding DUF2931 family protein encodes the protein MNSILRITVCAYLLSGCTFANSEAMPYKSWRLGFSAPNYMEVWIESADVVDIKEQVYPRAMSGTAAIQTPPNNTGDPRGWPEKPGIGKGKNVTGADLPKKIYVRWQSLVEPQTYQMVINVPESTRAIMRKEEKAFCAFDGKWITDYRNALVINLAPGGMAKIWVMGSCLPAIEVTKVKAVVDPRGPYEGKSGGKYDKLSDQSKAYVEMFGVPYDSWK